CGAAACCGACCTTGCGGGCGGTCGGCTCGCCGAGCTCGACGTAGGCGAGCCGGTCGGACGGGACCAGGACCTTGCGGCCGTGGGCGTCCTCCAGGGTCAGCACCTGAGACTTGCCACCGAGTGCCTCGGCCACCAAGCGCTCGACCTCCTCGGCAGACTGCCCGCTCTCCAAGGTGATCTCGCGGGGCGCGTGCTGCACGCCGATCTTGACCTCCACGGCCTTGTCCCTCCGACGGTCATCTGGGGTAGCGCGATCATCCGCGCTGTACCCAGCACACACTAGCCGGGCCGGGACACCCGCCGGGGGCCGCGGGTGAACGCCGGCAGCGAACACGCCCGCCGCCGCGAACACGCCCCTTCGCGGCCGGGAACGCTTCCCCGGCCGCTCAGTGGCCGCGCTGATCCGCCCCGCAGCGCTCAGCGGGTCCGCTCGGCGGTCCCGCTCAGTGGCCGCCCTCGGCCCCGTGCAGCGGGAAGCCCGCGATACCCCGCCAGGCCAGCGAGGTGAGCAACTGTACGGCGGTGTCCCGCGGCACGGCGCTCTCGCTGGAGAGCCAGTAGCGCGCGACCACCTGGGACACCCCGCCGAGGCCCACGGCCAGCAGCATCGACTCGTCCCGGGACAGCCCGGTGTCCTCGGCGATGACCTCGCAGATCGCCTCGGCGCACTGGAGCGAGACGCGGTCCACGCGCTCGCGCACCGCGGGCTCGTTGGTCAGATCGGACTCGAAGACGAGCCGGAAGGCGCCGCCTTCCTCCTCGACGTAGGCGAAGTACGCCTCCATGGTCGCCGCGACGCGCTGCTTGTTCTCGGTGGTCGAGGCGAGCGCGGTGCGCACCGCCTGGAGCAGGGCGTCGCAGTGCTGGTCGAGCAGGGCCAGATACAGCTCCAGCTTGCCCGGGAAGTGCTGGTAGAGCACCGGCTTGCTGACCCCGGCGCGCTCGGCGATGTCGTCCATAGCGGCCGCGTGGTAGCCCTGCGCGACGAAGACCTCCTGAGCCGCCCCCAGCAGCTGATTACGTCGGGCTCGGCGCGGCAGGCGCGTACCCCGTGGGCGCGCCTCGGTCTGCTCGATGGCTGTCACGCCGCCTCCCATTGAATGATCCCTGTGCACGATGTCCATCGCGCCCGCCATCGTACTTTTGGGTAACAGTGCGGCGCGCTGTTCGTGCGGAGAATTTCATGTACCGGACTCTATGAAAAGCCCATAAATGACGCTGGTCACCGGTAGTCCTCCTCGTTCTCCTCGACGATCCGTGCCTGTTCCGCCCGGTCGGCCTCGTTGGCTTCCACGAACTCGTCGGCCCTGGGCCGTTCGTCGCGGCGGGAGATCACCTCGCGGTGCTGTTCGACGGCGTCCGCCTCGGGAGCCTCGACGTCGCGCGTGGCGGTCTCGTCGGCGTTCTCCACGGAGTCCTCGAAGGTGTCGGGGTCGGATGGGTCGATGGACATGTACTCCCCTTCCCTGTTCCCTGTGGCGGCTTCGCACCGGTGGTTCGCCAGTGGTGGGCGCCAGTGATGGGTTCCCACTTACGGCGGCTTTCCACTGACGGCTGCCCATTGGCTGCCATTCGGTGGTGAGCCAGTGGCAAGGTGATCGCCCCTGTGACTTACGAGCCTAGGAGAGGTCACTTTCGGACGCTACGTGGTCTGTGAGCGTGAACACACGGTCGCGCGCGTGATCGTCTCGTAACATTGCCGCATGTCTTCGACCGAGCCGCCGGAAGCACGCATGGTCGCGGCGGTGCCGCCCGCGAGGTCCGTGCGGGTCGGAGCGGGGGAGAAGGTGCGGACCGCCGCCCTTCCGGGGCTCACGCTGACCGTGCGCTCCCGTCCGCCGTCCGCCTCCGGGCTGCCGCCCGCGCTCTTCGTCCACGGCCTCGGCGGCTCCTCGCAGAACTGGTCCGCGCTCATGGAACTGCTCGCCGACCGGGTGGACGGCGAGGCGCTCGACCTCCCCGGCTTCGGTGACTCCCCGCCGCCGGACGACGGCAACTACTCGATAACGAGCCATGCCCGCGCCGTGATCCGCTACCTCGACGCGCAGGGTCGCGGACCGGTCCATCTGGTCGGCAATTCGATGGGCGGTGCGATCGCCACCCGCGTCGCCGCGGTGCGGCCCGATCTGGTGCGCACCCTCACGCTCGTCTCGCCCGCGCTGCCCGAACTGCGCCCGCAGCGCACCGCGGTGCCCACCGGACTGCTCGCGGTGCCCGGGGTGACCCGGCTGTTCACCCGCTTGACCAGGGACTGGGACGCGGAGCGGCGCACCCGCGAGGTGATGCTGCTCACCTTCGGAGATCCGTCCCGGGTCACCCGGGAGGCTTTCGCCCACGCGGTCGAGGAGTTCGAACGCCGACTCGACCTCCCGTACTTCTGGGACGCGCTCACCCGCTCGGCACGCGGTGTCGTCGACTCGTACACCCTGGGCGGTCAGCACTCCCTGTGGCGTCAGGCCGAGCGGGTGCTCGCCCCGACGCTGCTCGTCTACGGCGGCCGCGACCAGTTGGTGTCCGTGAGGATGGCGGATCGGGCCAACGCCACCTTCCGCGACTCGCGTCTGTTGACGCTGTTGGACGCCGGGCATGTCGCGATGATGGAGTATCCCGAAGCGGTGGCGCGCGGGATGCGCGAGCTGCTCGACGATGTTGATCAACGAGATGACCGGGACAGCCGGGAGGCGCGGGGGGCCGTACCGGTGTCCGGCGCGGACGGGAGCGG
This genomic interval from Streptomyces asiaticus contains the following:
- a CDS encoding DUF3107 domain-containing protein, with protein sequence MEVKIGVQHAPREITLESGQSAEEVERLVAEALGGKSQVLTLEDAHGRKVLVPSDRLAYVELGEPTARKVGFGAA
- a CDS encoding TetR/AcrR family transcriptional regulator, with the protein product MTAIEQTEARPRGTRLPRRARRNQLLGAAQEVFVAQGYHAAAMDDIAERAGVSKPVLYQHFPGKLELYLALLDQHCDALLQAVRTALASTTENKQRVAATMEAYFAYVEEEGGAFRLVFESDLTNEPAVRERVDRVSLQCAEAICEVIAEDTGLSRDESMLLAVGLGGVSQVVARYWLSSESAVPRDTAVQLLTSLAWRGIAGFPLHGAEGGH
- a CDS encoding alpha/beta fold hydrolase, translating into MSSTEPPEARMVAAVPPARSVRVGAGEKVRTAALPGLTLTVRSRPPSASGLPPALFVHGLGGSSQNWSALMELLADRVDGEALDLPGFGDSPPPDDGNYSITSHARAVIRYLDAQGRGPVHLVGNSMGGAIATRVAAVRPDLVRTLTLVSPALPELRPQRTAVPTGLLAVPGVTRLFTRLTRDWDAERRTREVMLLTFGDPSRVTREAFAHAVEEFERRLDLPYFWDALTRSARGVVDSYTLGGQHSLWRQAERVLAPTLLVYGGRDQLVSVRMADRANATFRDSRLLTLLDAGHVAMMEYPEAVARGMRELLDDVDQRDDRDSREARGAVPVSGADGSGAARG